In the Kaistella sp. 97-N-M2 genome, one interval contains:
- a CDS encoding PQQ-dependent sugar dehydrogenase encodes MKSLLTKSLPFLSLALLTSCGGSTKNTTENNKVLIESGQIPNPETVDKNSPEYQPAFANQTRVKGVKTQAPYDVQVLTKDLGKPWGIINLPDGRFLITEKSGFMNIVSADGKTVMKVEGFPKVDDKGQGGLLDVALDPDFATNRMIFWSFSEPVSGGNHTSVAKGKLSADEKMIENPKVIFRATPTYDGDKHYGSRLAFDKDGNLFVSTGERSDLATRPLAQNTMAYLGKVMKITKDGKAAAGNPFIGNAKYKPEIYSYGHRNPQGLAMDEKGQLWDAEMGPKGGDEVNLITAGKNYGWGDVTYGREYSGEKVGAGIQQKAGTEQPVYYWDPSISMSGITFYTGNMDEWKNNLFLGCLSGEKIIRLVIENNKVVGEEWLLADQKERFRDVLNGPDGNLYGITDSGKLYKVSKK; translated from the coding sequence ATGAAATCTTTACTCACTAAAAGCCTCCCTTTTTTAAGCTTGGCTCTTCTTACCTCGTGTGGAGGAAGTACTAAAAACACCACCGAAAATAACAAAGTTTTAATAGAAAGCGGACAAATTCCTAATCCTGAAACGGTGGATAAAAATTCTCCGGAATATCAACCTGCATTCGCTAACCAGACGAGAGTAAAAGGTGTAAAAACACAGGCTCCGTACGATGTGCAGGTGCTGACGAAAGATTTAGGAAAACCCTGGGGGATTATCAATCTTCCGGACGGCAGATTTTTAATTACAGAAAAATCCGGCTTTATGAACATTGTTTCCGCAGACGGAAAAACCGTAATGAAAGTTGAAGGTTTTCCGAAGGTTGACGATAAAGGACAGGGCGGACTTTTGGACGTCGCTCTCGATCCTGATTTTGCTACAAACAGAATGATTTTCTGGAGTTTTTCGGAACCCGTTTCCGGTGGCAATCACACCTCTGTTGCGAAAGGAAAACTTTCTGCAGATGAAAAAATGATCGAAAATCCGAAGGTGATATTCCGCGCGACGCCAACTTACGACGGCGACAAACATTACGGCAGCAGACTGGCTTTCGACAAAGACGGTAATCTTTTTGTAAGTACGGGCGAAAGATCGGATTTGGCAACACGTCCATTGGCGCAGAACACGATGGCTTATTTAGGCAAGGTGATGAAAATTACGAAGGACGGCAAAGCAGCGGCTGGAAATCCTTTCATTGGAAATGCGAAGTATAAACCCGAAATCTATTCTTATGGACACCGGAACCCACAAGGTTTGGCAATGGATGAAAAAGGACAACTTTGGGACGCGGAAATGGGACCAAAAGGCGGCGATGAAGTGAACCTCATCACAGCCGGTAAGAATTACGGTTGGGGCGATGTAACGTACGGAAGAGAGTACAGCGGCGAAAAAGTCGGTGCAGGTATTCAGCAGAAAGCGGGAACGGAACAGCCGGTTTATTACTGGGATCCCTCCATTTCGATGAGCGGAATTACGTTTTACACAGGGAATATGGACGAATGGAAAAACAATTTGTTTTTAGGTTGTCTTAGCGGCGAAAAGATCATTCGTCTGGTCATCGAAAATAATAAAGTCGTGGGCGAAGAATGGTTGTTGGCAGATCAAAAAGAAAGATTCCGCGACGTACTGAATGGCCCGGACGGCAATCTTTACGGAATTACGGACAGCGGAAAACTTTACAAAGTTTCAAAAAAATAA
- a CDS encoding GLPGLI family protein — protein MKRVVCVFFLLLFSFLFSQNKSFLYELKFKPNPAKDSIAMQTFILDVIDGKSLFRTLEDKRADSTASVTKRSSFMSTSFKDFRSVSKDLKENKIKKFINNFQKLFSIKIEEELKWKIENDTKETSSMKTQKATTTYGGRNWTAWFTNEIPLQEGPYIFYGLPGLITDVSDDENNYFFSLIQIRNSDGQIYEKEKAIPITWKQYEKLAKDYYADPTREINGKNRGSGMPVLKWVDDQGNELTPNFKEMNEREQVEIRENNNPIEANHKITYP, from the coding sequence ATGAAAAGAGTTGTTTGTGTATTTTTTCTTTTGCTCTTTAGTTTTCTTTTTTCGCAAAATAAAAGTTTTCTGTACGAACTTAAGTTCAAACCTAATCCTGCCAAAGACAGTATTGCCATGCAAACTTTTATTTTAGATGTTATCGACGGGAAGTCTTTATTTAGGACATTAGAAGATAAAAGGGCAGATTCGACGGCTTCTGTTACGAAACGAAGTAGTTTTATGTCCACTTCCTTTAAAGATTTTCGGAGCGTTTCGAAAGATCTAAAAGAAAATAAAATCAAGAAGTTCATCAATAATTTTCAAAAGCTTTTTTCTATTAAAATTGAAGAAGAATTAAAATGGAAGATTGAGAATGATACGAAAGAAACTTCTTCCATGAAAACGCAAAAAGCAACCACGACTTATGGGGGCAGAAATTGGACTGCCTGGTTTACAAATGAAATTCCGTTGCAGGAAGGTCCGTACATTTTTTATGGATTGCCCGGATTGATTACTGATGTTTCCGACGATGAAAATAATTACTTCTTTTCTTTGATCCAGATTCGCAACTCCGACGGTCAAATTTATGAAAAAGAAAAAGCCATTCCCATAACCTGGAAACAGTACGAAAAATTAGCAAAGGATTACTACGCCGATCCCACCCGGGAAATCAACGGCAAAAACAGAGGAAGTGGAATGCCTGTTTTAAAATGGGTCGACGACCAAGGAAATGAGTTGACACCAAATTTTAAAGAAATGAATGAAAGGGAGCAAGTGGAAATTCGGGAGAATAACAATCCCATTGAAGCTAATCATAAAATTACTTACCCATGA